One window of the Methanomassiliicoccaceae archaeon DOK genome contains the following:
- the hmgA gene encoding hydroxymethylglutaryl-CoA reductase (NADPH), whose protein sequence is MAEHSGLKNRGYTAADVDERRKAAEEFTGATLETVSKYGFDPEGASKNIENMIGTVQIPLGYAGPVRISGEYADGEFLIPLATTEGALVASISRGMSVMNDGGGVRTMVYGDAMTRAPVLRVDGIEHGKRVMEWIDTHMDEINEAVSTTTSHGRLSRIDKYPDGRSLFLRFAFETGDAMGMNMATIASEAVCRLLEKETGAVMISVSGNMCSDKKPAAINMINGRGKTVIAEATIPKEVVERRLHTTSAAVVETNYRKNLLGSSLSGTLGANAHAANMVAALYIATGQDPAQVVGGSMTVTSCEDVGGDLYICVRMPAVEVGTVGGGTRLPCQREALQMIGCLGEGKARKLAEIVAATVLAGELSTLAAQAAGQLGSAHAALGR, encoded by the coding sequence ATGGCAGAGCACAGCGGGCTGAAGAACCGCGGATACACAGCGGCCGATGTGGACGAGCGCCGCAAGGCGGCTGAGGAGTTCACAGGCGCGACCCTCGAGACGGTGTCGAAGTACGGATTCGACCCCGAGGGTGCGTCCAAGAACATCGAGAACATGATCGGCACGGTTCAGATACCGCTGGGTTACGCTGGGCCAGTCAGGATCTCGGGGGAGTACGCGGACGGCGAGTTCCTCATTCCCCTGGCCACCACGGAGGGGGCCCTCGTTGCATCGATTTCCCGCGGCATGTCCGTGATGAACGACGGCGGAGGTGTCAGGACCATGGTCTACGGGGACGCCATGACGCGCGCGCCCGTGCTCAGGGTCGACGGCATCGAACACGGCAAGAGGGTCATGGAATGGATCGACACCCACATGGACGAGATCAACGAGGCCGTATCGACAACCACCAGCCACGGGAGGCTCTCCAGGATAGACAAGTACCCCGACGGCAGGAGCCTGTTCCTCAGGTTCGCGTTCGAGACGGGGGACGCCATGGGCATGAACATGGCGACCATAGCGTCAGAGGCTGTCTGCAGGCTCCTGGAGAAGGAGACGGGAGCCGTCATGATCTCGGTCTCCGGCAACATGTGCTCGGACAAGAAGCCAGCCGCCATCAACATGATCAACGGCCGCGGAAAGACCGTCATAGCCGAGGCCACGATACCCAAGGAAGTAGTCGAGAGGAGGCTCCACACGACATCGGCGGCGGTCGTCGAGACGAACTACAGGAAGAACCTGCTCGGAAGCAGCCTCTCCGGAACCCTCGGTGCGAACGCCCACGCGGCCAACATGGTCGCGGCGCTGTACATCGCCACGGGACAGGACCCGGCCCAGGTCGTCGGAGGGAGCATGACCGTCACGTCCTGCGAGGACGTCGGCGGCGACCTGTACATCTGCGTCAGGATGCCCGCGGTCGAGGTGGGGACTGTCGGCGGAGGGACCAGGCTCCCCTGCCAGCGCGAGGCCCTCCAGATGATCGGATGCCTCGGCGAGGGCAAGGCGAGGAAGCTGGCGGAGATCGTCGCGGCTACAGTGCTTGCCGGAGAGCTGTCGACACTTGCGGCACAGGCCGCCGGCCAGCTCGGAAGCGCCCACGCCGCACTGGGCAGATGA
- a CDS encoding phenylalanine--tRNA ligase subunit beta, producing the protein MPLINFKYSDLCTMLGKEVPQETLVQRIPMIGADMHDTEPGCEDMGVEFFPDRPDLYSVEGLARALRAFLDIEPGMKKYEVGDSDVEVTVDQSVKSMRPWFLCGVVRDVEIDDEFLRSMMELQEKLHITIGRKRSKLAIGIHDLDKVEPPFIYKLVDPHSVRFVPLAMDEEMDLAEILQRNEKGKAYAHLLDGFDKYPIILDKNGSVLSFPPIINGVLTTVTTGKHDLFIDVTGNDRKAVKGALDIVATALAERGGRIETVVMHDGDETFRSPDLTPSKRTISASACDKFLGTTLGPEGMVECLRRMGMDAVANGDEVEVTIPSVRLDIMHDVDIYEDVATGYGFDRFGGRHSLVQTSGSMSPLTTFSENLRDVMVGLGFNEVTTLTLSNQKDEFEISGLPEVDVVRVMNPITEDHTCLRPYLMPSLVRILRHNKHRDLPQRIFEIGNVVRDFHTQPRLCAMVTASKTSFTEIKSLTESVLREMGLRYTLEPCDLPTFVPGRGARIMMDGKEIGMFGEMAPSVVVGYEITHPIIVMEIDLEPIVALKKDTLF; encoded by the coding sequence ATGCCTTTGATCAACTTCAAGTACAGCGACCTGTGCACCATGCTGGGGAAGGAAGTCCCCCAGGAGACGCTGGTCCAGAGGATCCCCATGATCGGCGCCGACATGCACGACACCGAGCCGGGATGCGAGGACATGGGCGTCGAGTTCTTCCCCGACCGCCCCGACCTCTACAGCGTCGAGGGCCTCGCTAGGGCGCTGCGCGCATTCCTGGACATCGAACCGGGGATGAAGAAGTACGAGGTCGGGGACTCCGACGTGGAGGTCACCGTCGACCAGAGCGTCAAGAGCATGAGGCCCTGGTTCCTCTGCGGCGTCGTCAGGGACGTCGAGATCGACGACGAGTTCCTCAGGTCGATGATGGAGCTGCAGGAGAAGCTGCACATCACCATCGGAAGGAAGAGAAGCAAGCTGGCCATAGGCATACACGACCTGGACAAGGTCGAACCCCCGTTCATCTACAAACTCGTCGATCCCCACTCCGTCAGGTTCGTGCCCCTGGCCATGGATGAGGAGATGGACCTCGCCGAGATCCTGCAGAGGAACGAGAAGGGAAAGGCATACGCCCATCTGCTGGATGGTTTCGACAAGTACCCCATCATCCTGGACAAGAACGGATCGGTTCTGTCCTTCCCTCCTATCATCAACGGCGTGCTGACAACCGTCACCACGGGAAAGCACGACCTCTTCATCGACGTCACAGGCAACGACCGCAAGGCTGTCAAGGGCGCCCTGGACATCGTCGCCACCGCCCTGGCGGAACGCGGAGGCAGGATCGAGACCGTCGTTATGCACGACGGCGACGAGACCTTCCGCTCCCCCGACCTGACCCCGTCCAAGAGGACCATCTCCGCATCCGCGTGCGACAAATTCCTCGGAACGACGCTCGGCCCCGAAGGCATGGTCGAGTGCCTCCGCAGGATGGGCATGGACGCCGTGGCGAACGGGGACGAGGTCGAGGTCACGATCCCCTCCGTCAGGCTTGACATCATGCACGACGTCGACATCTACGAGGACGTCGCCACGGGATACGGGTTCGACAGGTTCGGAGGCAGGCACTCCCTGGTTCAGACCTCCGGCTCCATGTCCCCTCTGACCACGTTCTCCGAGAACCTCAGGGACGTCATGGTCGGACTCGGTTTCAACGAGGTCACCACCCTGACGCTCAGCAACCAGAAGGACGAGTTCGAGATCTCCGGACTCCCGGAGGTTGACGTGGTCCGCGTCATGAACCCCATCACGGAGGACCACACCTGCCTGAGGCCCTACCTCATGCCCAGCCTTGTGAGGATCCTGAGGCACAACAAGCACAGGGACCTTCCCCAGAGGATCTTCGAGATCGGCAACGTCGTCAGGGACTTCCACACACAGCCCCGCCTCTGCGCCATGGTCACCGCCTCCAAGACATCGTTCACCGAGATCAAGTCGCTCACAGAGTCCGTCCTCAGGGAGATGGGCCTCAGGTACACCCTCGAGCCCTGCGACCTCCCCACCTTCGTCCCCGGCAGGGGAGCGAGGATCATGATGGACGGGAAGGAGATCGGCATGTTCGGCGAGATGGCACCGTCCGTCGTCGTCGGCTACGAGATCACCCATCCGATCATCGTTATGGAGATCGACCTGGAGCCCATCGTGGCCCTGAAGAAGGACACGCTGTTCTGA
- a CDS encoding redoxin domain-containing protein codes for MDVGDRFPDFVLKDENGEEFDSRMLEGIRHIVYFYPRDNTPGCTKEAVEFTANVPKLMMRNIPVIGISKDSTESHRKFIDKQQLKVKLLSDPDHELMEKVGAWGTKVSYGKETVGTIRTTFLIGKDGTVEAVWRNVKVAGHADKVSECAISHSKKTE; via the coding sequence ATGGACGTAGGAGACAGATTCCCGGATTTCGTGCTGAAGGACGAGAACGGCGAGGAGTTCGACAGCAGGATGCTCGAGGGCATCAGGCACATAGTCTACTTCTACCCGAGGGACAACACCCCTGGATGCACCAAGGAGGCGGTGGAGTTCACAGCCAACGTGCCCAAGCTGATGATGCGCAACATCCCCGTGATCGGGATCAGCAAGGACTCCACGGAGTCGCACAGGAAGTTCATCGACAAGCAGCAGCTGAAGGTGAAGCTGCTCAGCGACCCGGACCATGAGCTCATGGAGAAGGTGGGCGCCTGGGGCACAAAGGTGTCCTACGGCAAGGAGACGGTCGGCACGATAAGGACCACGTTCCTCATTGGGAAGGACGGGACGGTGGAAGCCGTCTGGCGCAACGTCAAGGTCGCGGGACACGCGGACAAGGTGTCCGAATGCGCCATATCCCACTCCAAGAAGACCGAGTGA
- a CDS encoding electron transfer flavoprotein subunit alpha/FixB family protein, with translation MSECSGGSCSTCSSCGSDDPDRLPPGMLKVYNLNQSTADGILVWIETEPDGDGVRMADVSAELLGAASGLSDGRVFAVVFGGAEVKPLYPRIFGCGVDTLYHVREKSLEVYAPEGYASCIVSLIKRIEPATVLIGATPRGRELAPRIASELGTGLTADCTGLRAEGRKLVMTRPAFGGNLVADIECLRFPQMATVRQGTFPMPEEKDGTGTAIYWQFRDGAVKQVISEERAVESGEDIRDARILISLGDGIRDRNLIDVAESVARKVGGTVSCSRSLVEKGWMPRSRQVGMSGRTVAPDLYIAFGISGAVQHRVGMSGAKKVIAVNNDPDAPIHRYADLSLIADAGEILREMDRSLGS, from the coding sequence ATGAGCGAGTGCTCTGGTGGATCGTGCTCCACATGCTCCTCGTGCGGGTCCGATGACCCAGACAGGCTTCCGCCGGGGATGCTGAAGGTGTACAACCTCAACCAGTCGACCGCCGACGGCATCCTCGTGTGGATCGAGACTGAGCCGGACGGAGACGGGGTGAGGATGGCCGACGTCAGCGCGGAGCTGCTGGGCGCGGCGAGCGGGCTCTCGGACGGACGCGTGTTCGCCGTCGTTTTCGGAGGGGCGGAGGTCAAACCCCTGTACCCCAGGATATTCGGCTGCGGAGTGGACACCCTCTATCACGTCAGGGAGAAGAGCCTGGAGGTCTACGCTCCGGAGGGCTACGCATCGTGCATCGTGTCCCTCATCAAGCGCATCGAGCCGGCGACGGTCCTCATCGGGGCGACTCCCCGCGGGAGGGAGCTGGCGCCCAGGATCGCGTCGGAGCTCGGCACAGGCCTGACTGCCGACTGCACCGGCCTGAGGGCGGAGGGCAGGAAGCTCGTGATGACGCGTCCGGCCTTCGGAGGGAACCTCGTCGCGGACATTGAGTGCCTGAGGTTCCCGCAGATGGCCACCGTCCGTCAGGGGACGTTCCCGATGCCGGAGGAGAAGGATGGCACTGGGACCGCCATCTACTGGCAGTTCAGGGACGGGGCCGTGAAGCAGGTCATCTCGGAGGAGAGGGCAGTGGAGTCCGGAGAGGACATCCGCGACGCCAGGATTCTGATATCCCTCGGTGACGGGATCCGCGACAGAAACCTCATCGATGTGGCCGAGTCGGTGGCCAGGAAGGTCGGTGGGACCGTGTCTTGCTCCAGGTCCCTGGTGGAGAAGGGCTGGATGCCCCGCTCCCGCCAGGTCGGCATGTCCGGCAGGACGGTGGCTCCAGACCTGTACATCGCATTCGGGATATCCGGCGCGGTGCAGCACCGTGTGGGCATGTCCGGGGCCAAGAAGGTCATCGCGGTCAACAACGACCCCGATGCTCCCATACACCGCTATGCCGACCTCAGCCTCATAGCCGATGCAGGGGAGATCCTGAGGGAGATGGACCGTTCTCTCGGTTCCTGA